The proteins below are encoded in one region of Desulfovibrio sp. JC022:
- the fliG gene encoding flagellar motor switch protein FliG — translation MSTPFTGNQKTAIVLLALGDKFTAETFKRMNRQEIAEVSKAMLEMDSVPKEQVLEVLKEFNETLAYGAELLMGGADQVKRLLSKSLDEETAKYILDKLDLESGPAPFQELQNVSPKILAQILRNEHPQTLALIIGHLHPDQAADLISNLPGGVRAEVLMRLAKLEAVAEEMLMEVDRVLQSQLIAMGGKEGKKVGGVPAVAEILNAVDRSTEEEVLSEIEEESTQMAEEIRNLMFVFEDIKGLDDRAIRELLKEVSNEELTTALKGASDDLQELFFKNMSERASNMIREDLEIMGPVKLSDVEGAQQNIVKNIRRLEDEGRIMISRGSGDVFV, via the coding sequence TTGTCAACGCCGTTCACCGGTAACCAAAAAACAGCAATCGTACTTCTCGCCCTCGGGGACAAGTTTACCGCTGAAACCTTCAAACGCATGAATCGTCAAGAAATTGCCGAAGTATCAAAAGCCATGCTGGAGATGGATTCAGTCCCCAAGGAACAGGTTTTGGAAGTACTTAAAGAGTTCAACGAAACTCTGGCTTACGGTGCTGAACTTCTCATGGGCGGAGCTGATCAGGTCAAAAGGCTGCTCAGTAAATCCCTTGATGAAGAAACCGCAAAATACATTCTGGATAAACTCGACCTTGAAAGCGGCCCAGCTCCTTTTCAGGAACTCCAGAACGTCAGTCCCAAGATTCTGGCCCAGATTCTCAGGAACGAACATCCGCAGACACTGGCCCTTATCATTGGTCACCTGCACCCGGATCAGGCAGCGGATCTTATATCCAACCTGCCCGGCGGCGTAAGAGCCGAAGTGCTCATGAGACTGGCCAAACTGGAAGCGGTTGCGGAAGAAATGCTCATGGAAGTGGATCGGGTGCTTCAAAGCCAGCTGATCGCCATGGGCGGCAAGGAAGGAAAGAAAGTGGGCGGCGTCCCCGCAGTAGCGGAAATCCTCAACGCCGTGGACCGCTCAACAGAAGAGGAAGTTCTTTCAGAAATCGAGGAAGAATCCACCCAGATGGCCGAAGAAATCAGGAACCTCATGTTCGTTTTCGAAGACATCAAAGGGCTGGACGATCGCGCGATCCGCGAACTGCTCAAGGAAGTTTCAAACGAAGAGCTCACCACCGCACTCAAGGGTGCATCTGACGATTTACAGGAGCTTTTCTTCAAGAACATGTCCGAACGAGCTTCCAATATGATCCGCGAAGACCTCGAAATCATGGGACCTGTGAAACTTTCCGATGTGGAAGGTGCACAGCAGAATATTGTAAAGAATATCCGCCGCCTCGAAGACGAAGGCCGGATAATGATCAGCAGAGGTTCAGGAGATGTCTTTGTCTAA
- the fliF gene encoding flagellar basal-body MS-ring/collar protein FliF, which translates to MPNFIVEYLGKFQGFWSDRTVSQRIMIGGLAATVVIAFILMVFWLNQTEYRVLYTKLYAEDASRVVSILQSTKEPYKIEDNGSTILVPADKVYDLRLKIAGEGALHGQGIGYEIFDEVQIGQTDFIQRINYQRALQGELARTITEFPQVDRARVHLVMPSKSLFIEEQIDPSASVVLKLKEGEKLSDKQIKGVLNLVVMSVEGLKPGHVTITDMRGQVLYQPEDDGGLGLNITNSQLEYKSGLESKIEQRIQRLLMPIVGPDKVIAKVNADLDFRQRTIKTEAYDPDGQVARSEQTSEETTRGTANVDGGVPEANFRGDGFTGTATTQDSTRETRTTNYEINKEEQQIIVPVGELKRLSVAVIVDGTYTKDPDTGEMTYVPRSEEEMQRIRELVSSAVGYDEVRGDIVEVSNMSFGMQDMFGDEGLMRTMLEYAQRLGKPFLNGLLIFLFLILVVRPVVMALIKPRVTEDEIDEVAGLPEAGERLAIDESDLDEEALDTARRLENAKAQALQLSEKNMDQAVQVLKSWLKQQEAA; encoded by the coding sequence ATGCCAAATTTCATCGTTGAGTATCTGGGTAAATTTCAAGGTTTCTGGTCTGACCGCACAGTTTCACAGCGGATCATGATCGGCGGACTTGCGGCCACAGTCGTAATCGCATTCATTCTCATGGTATTCTGGCTCAACCAGACTGAGTACAGAGTTCTTTACACCAAACTTTACGCAGAAGACGCATCCCGCGTTGTTTCCATCCTGCAATCTACCAAGGAGCCTTACAAAATTGAGGACAACGGTTCTACAATTCTGGTTCCCGCAGATAAAGTCTACGACCTGCGCCTGAAAATAGCCGGGGAAGGAGCTCTTCACGGACAGGGAATCGGCTATGAAATTTTCGACGAGGTTCAAATCGGACAAACTGACTTCATTCAGCGCATCAACTACCAGCGTGCCCTACAGGGTGAACTAGCACGTACAATCACCGAATTTCCGCAGGTTGACCGCGCCAGAGTCCATCTGGTGATGCCTTCCAAGTCCCTGTTTATTGAAGAGCAAATTGACCCTTCAGCTTCCGTAGTCCTTAAGCTCAAAGAAGGGGAAAAGCTTTCCGATAAGCAGATCAAAGGTGTATTAAATCTCGTAGTCATGTCTGTTGAAGGTTTGAAACCTGGGCACGTCACTATTACTGATATGCGCGGACAGGTCCTCTACCAGCCCGAAGATGACGGCGGACTGGGACTGAACATCACCAACAGCCAGCTCGAATACAAATCCGGCCTCGAATCCAAGATTGAACAGCGCATCCAGCGTCTGCTCATGCCCATCGTCGGACCGGATAAAGTCATCGCCAAAGTTAACGCAGATCTCGACTTCAGACAGCGCACCATCAAGACAGAAGCATACGACCCTGACGGTCAGGTGGCACGCTCCGAACAGACCAGTGAAGAAACAACACGCGGTACCGCCAATGTTGACGGCGGCGTACCCGAGGCAAACTTTCGCGGCGACGGTTTCACCGGAACAGCCACTACTCAGGACTCCACCCGTGAAACCCGCACCACCAACTATGAAATCAATAAAGAAGAACAGCAGATCATCGTTCCTGTAGGCGAGCTCAAACGCCTCAGCGTAGCGGTTATCGTTGACGGAACCTACACCAAAGACCCTGACACCGGCGAAATGACCTACGTCCCCCGCTCTGAAGAAGAAATGCAGCGCATCCGGGAACTGGTAAGCTCCGCAGTCGGTTATGACGAAGTACGCGGCGATATAGTTGAAGTCTCCAATATGTCCTTCGGCATGCAGGATATGTTCGGTGACGAAGGCCTCATGCGCACCATGCTCGAATACGCACAGCGCCTTGGCAAGCCTTTCCTCAACGGCCTCCTGATCTTCCTCTTCCTGATTCTGGTTGTACGTCCGGTAGTCATGGCTCTGATCAAACCCCGTGTTACTGAAGATGAAATTGACGAAGTTGCAGGACTGCCCGAAGCAGGTGAAAGACTCGCAATTGATGAAAGCGACCTTGACGAAGAGGCTCTTGATACGGCACGTAGACTGGAGAACGCCAAGGCTCAGGCTCTGCAACTCTCGGAAAAGAACATGGATCAGGCTGTGCAGGTGCTAAAGAGCTGGCTGAAGCAGCAGGAGGCAGCTTAA
- the fliE gene encoding flagellar hook-basal body complex protein FliE produces the protein MSIRNVAMNAYSNAIQNQQKFDKKFDKTMDLHKAEPNSFSETLTDSIKGVNELQGQKKAMIEEFASGKNQNVHELMISLQKASVAMTMTSTVRTKVMTAYQEVMKMPF, from the coding sequence ATGTCCATCAGAAACGTAGCAATGAATGCATACAGCAATGCAATCCAGAACCAGCAGAAGTTCGATAAAAAGTTCGACAAGACAATGGATCTTCATAAGGCCGAACCGAACTCTTTTTCCGAAACCCTCACGGACTCCATCAAAGGCGTCAACGAGCTGCAAGGTCAGAAAAAAGCTATGATCGAGGAATTTGCTTCCGGAAAAAACCAGAACGTCCATGAGTTGATGATCTCATTACAGAAGGCCAGTGTTGCCATGACCATGACCAGTACTGTGCGTACCAAAGTTATGACTGCTTATCAGGAAGTCATGAAAATGCCTTTCTAA
- the flgC gene encoding flagellar basal body rod protein FlgC, which translates to MNFFTALDIGASGLKAQREYLNVVSMNMANARTTRTAEGGAYRRKSVAMESSPVLSPFETAMDQQLNQQLRGVTVRGVVSDTRPFKEVYEPNHPDANSKGIVKYPDINVVEEMVNMITISRSYEANAQSVDSAKRMFNRALRIGMGQ; encoded by the coding sequence ATGAACTTCTTCACAGCACTTGATATCGGAGCTTCAGGGCTTAAAGCCCAAAGGGAGTACCTGAACGTTGTATCCATGAACATGGCTAACGCCAGGACTACACGGACAGCCGAAGGCGGCGCTTACCGCCGCAAAAGTGTTGCCATGGAGTCCAGCCCCGTACTCTCACCTTTTGAAACCGCCATGGATCAACAGCTCAACCAGCAGCTTCGGGGCGTAACAGTCAGAGGCGTAGTCTCCGACACCCGTCCTTTTAAAGAAGTGTATGAGCCGAACCATCCTGACGCCAACTCAAAAGGAATCGTCAAATATCCGGACATTAACGTTGTCGAGGAAATGGTCAACATGATCACCATCAGCAGATCTTACGAAGCCAACGCGCAATCAGTAGACTCCGCCAAGAGGATGTTCAACCGCGCACTGAGAATCGGAATGGGACAGTAA
- the flgB gene encoding flagellar basal body rod protein FlgB — MKGLFGSHIQLTGKVLDLRLQRQNLVSSNLANVNTPGYKEKRLEFEDDLQKAMGLDAKGKMTKTSKMHIPNAFDANKFEGDVLSNFEPRVVHGENRVDMDKEMVAMAKNTLYYNALSQVIGKNFQGMNKIIQSGAR, encoded by the coding sequence ATGAAAGGACTTTTCGGAAGCCACATACAATTGACAGGTAAAGTACTCGATCTGAGATTACAGCGTCAAAACCTCGTCTCCTCCAATCTGGCTAACGTCAACACCCCAGGCTACAAGGAAAAACGCCTCGAGTTTGAAGACGATCTTCAAAAGGCCATGGGCCTTGATGCCAAAGGTAAGATGACCAAAACCAGCAAAATGCATATCCCCAATGCTTTTGATGCAAACAAGTTTGAAGGAGATGTTCTTTCCAACTTCGAACCCAGAGTCGTTCACGGTGAAAACCGGGTCGACATGGATAAAGAGATGGTCGCCATGGCCAAGAACACCCTTTACTACAATGCCCTCTCTCAGGTTATCGGGAAAAATTTTCAGGGCATGAACAAAATCATCCAAAGCGGAGCTAGATAA
- a CDS encoding lipopolysaccharide assembly protein LapB — protein sequence MSHLDYEINKELGECYLFMGELDKAEDYYKKAAGSNGVHPDPYIGLATIAVQRGEYDAAMSLYEKAHQVEATDKSFAGMGLIQMETSRQDEAFDNFSQALDINISNMVALFGIIRIGHEAERMAEAIPFLEKFLEVDPEKHEVRYSLAGLYICMEQKEKAVEQLEMILEKDPANEAAKELLSQI from the coding sequence ATGAGTCATTTAGATTATGAAATTAACAAGGAACTCGGTGAGTGTTATCTGTTCATGGGTGAACTGGATAAGGCTGAAGATTACTACAAGAAGGCTGCCGGATCTAACGGTGTGCATCCTGATCCTTACATCGGTCTTGCAACAATCGCAGTCCAGCGTGGTGAGTATGATGCTGCCATGTCACTGTATGAAAAAGCTCATCAGGTAGAAGCTACCGATAAGAGTTTTGCCGGCATGGGACTGATCCAGATGGAAACCTCCCGTCAGGACGAAGCCTTTGACAACTTTTCTCAGGCTCTCGACATTAACATCAGCAACATGGTTGCTCTTTTCGGCATCATCAGGATCGGTCACGAGGCTGAAAGAATGGCTGAAGCTATTCCTTTCCTCGAAAAGTTCCTCGAAGTTGATCCCGAGAAGCACGAAGTCCGCTACTCCCTCGCAGGTCTTTACATCTGCATGGAGCAGAAGGAAAAAGCTGTCGAGCAGCTTGAAATGATCCTTGAAAAGGATCCCGCAAATGAAGCGGCTAAGGAACTGCTGAGCCAGATTTAG
- a CDS encoding IMP cyclohydrolase, with product MDMLPVKRGVLSVTDKSGLAEFAAELAGFGVELISTGGTRKMLLDAGLDVKSVSDVTGFPEIMGGRVKTLHPSVHGGILADKDNPEHLSTLEEHGIETIDMVCVNLYNFAKAVSEGQDLKNAVEQIDIGGPTMLRASAKNFHSVLVIPSPVHYPRILEDIKKNDGKVSLALRKDLAAETFALVSEYDSMIAKYLADHDA from the coding sequence ATGGATATGTTGCCTGTAAAGCGCGGAGTGCTCAGTGTTACTGATAAATCCGGGCTTGCTGAATTTGCGGCTGAGTTGGCTGGTTTCGGTGTTGAACTCATCAGCACCGGCGGCACAAGGAAAATGCTTCTTGATGCCGGACTGGATGTTAAATCTGTAAGTGATGTTACCGGTTTCCCTGAGATCATGGGCGGTCGTGTAAAGACCCTGCACCCCAGCGTGCATGGCGGCATCCTTGCTGACAAGGATAACCCGGAGCACCTGTCGACTCTCGAAGAACACGGAATCGAGACCATCGATATGGTTTGTGTTAACCTGTACAATTTTGCCAAGGCTGTAAGTGAAGGGCAGGATCTGAAAAACGCTGTCGAGCAGATCGACATCGGTGGTCCCACTATGCTGCGTGCTTCAGCGAAAAATTTCCATTCCGTTCTGGTTATTCCCAGTCCGGTACATTACCCCCGTATTCTTGAAGACATAAAAAAGAACGACGGCAAGGTTTCTCTCGCGCTCAGAAAAGATCTGGCTGCGGAGACTTTTGCGCTTGTCTCTGAATACGATTCCATGATTGCCAAATATCTGGCAGATCACGACGCGTAA
- the hflX gene encoding GTPase HflX — translation MKRVNRLADRRYNDPNGFTNEQARELSFLSHEIGRQIGLLINRQGKPEMILVGDPGSIYIPELPRTRQSEGRLRGLRLLHTHISGENLSEEDLMDMVFLRLDSVSVIASNPHGEPDFVQFAYLLPPGSGEKPYEQLAPVRWDRADMDLPNQIKALEDEFRRADRTRDTTDKRERAIVVSVSQDPKSVQERSLDELEDLADTAGLKVEGRLVQRIRKLNPKFIMGKGKLAELEVIALQADAEVILFDQELSAAQMRNLAKLTERKVLDRTQLILDIFAQHATTRAGKLQVEMAQLKYTMPRLVGKNRAMSKLMGGIGGRGPGETKLEIDRRRIKDKLTKLGKELKKVSRQRGFTRERRARAGVPVVSLVGYTNAGKSTLLNTLTNSGVLAEDKLFATLDPTSRRIRFPREQELILTDTVGFIRQLPVELKEAFRATLEELEAADVLLHVCDASHPEVGEQIAAVDNIVADMNLDDVATILVLNKWDKLDDEQRELMRNTYPQGIPSSAVSRRSLNLLVEDILNAIERLGHKF, via the coding sequence TTGAAACGTGTCAACCGTCTTGCGGACCGTCGTTACAATGACCCCAACGGGTTCACTAATGAGCAGGCCCGCGAGCTCTCTTTTCTCAGTCATGAAATCGGACGCCAGATTGGCCTGTTGATCAATCGGCAGGGTAAACCGGAAATGATTCTGGTCGGTGATCCGGGGTCAATCTATATTCCCGAATTGCCGAGGACCCGTCAGTCCGAAGGGCGGTTGCGCGGTTTGCGACTCCTGCATACCCATATTTCCGGGGAAAACCTGTCCGAGGAAGATCTCATGGATATGGTTTTCCTGCGTCTGGACAGCGTCAGCGTCATTGCATCCAACCCGCATGGTGAACCTGATTTTGTTCAGTTCGCCTATCTGCTTCCTCCAGGTTCCGGAGAAAAACCTTACGAACAGCTTGCCCCGGTACGCTGGGACCGTGCGGACATGGATCTTCCGAACCAGATTAAAGCCCTCGAAGATGAATTTCGCCGTGCGGACCGTACCCGCGATACCACTGATAAACGTGAGCGGGCCATTGTGGTCAGTGTTTCGCAGGACCCCAAGTCTGTGCAGGAACGTTCCCTTGATGAGCTGGAAGACCTTGCAGATACCGCAGGGCTGAAGGTTGAAGGACGTCTGGTGCAGCGTATCCGTAAACTCAATCCCAAATTTATCATGGGTAAGGGCAAACTTGCCGAGCTGGAAGTTATTGCCTTGCAGGCTGATGCGGAAGTGATCCTTTTTGATCAGGAACTTTCTGCCGCCCAGATGCGTAACCTTGCCAAGCTGACTGAACGCAAGGTACTGGACCGCACTCAGCTTATTCTGGATATTTTTGCCCAGCATGCCACCACCCGCGCCGGTAAATTGCAGGTGGAGATGGCGCAGCTCAAGTACACCATGCCGCGTTTGGTCGGTAAGAACCGGGCTATGTCGAAGCTTATGGGCGGAATCGGCGGTCGCGGTCCCGGTGAGACCAAGCTGGAGATTGATCGCCGTCGTATCAAGGATAAACTCACTAAGCTGGGCAAGGAACTGAAAAAGGTAAGTCGTCAGCGGGGATTTACCCGTGAACGGCGTGCACGTGCCGGTGTTCCGGTTGTGTCGCTGGTCGGTTATACAAATGCGGGCAAGTCTACCTTACTCAATACCCTGACCAACAGCGGAGTTCTGGCTGAAGATAAACTTTTCGCCACTCTTGATCCCACCAGTAGGCGTATCCGTTTTCCCCGTGAGCAGGAACTCATCCTGACCGATACGGTTGGATTTATTCGTCAGCTTCCCGTGGAATTGAAAGAAGCATTTCGTGCCACTCTTGAAGAGTTGGAAGCTGCCGATGTGTTGCTTCATGTTTGCGATGCTTCCCACCCGGAAGTGGGGGAGCAGATTGCAGCAGTAGATAATATTGTTGCGGATATGAATCTTGATGATGTGGCGACAATTCTCGTACTCAACAAGTGGGATAAACTTGATGATGAGCAGCGCGAGTTAATGCGCAATACTTATCCGCAAGGTATTCCCTCCAGCGCAGTAAGCCGTCGTTCACTTAATCTGCTGGTGGAAGATATTCTTAATGCCATCGAGAGGCTCGGTCATAAATTTTAA
- the infA gene encoding translation initiation factor IF-1 — MAKEEGIEVEGIVQEALPNAMFKVELENGHVILGHISGKMRKYYIRILPGDRVKVELSPYDLTRGRITFRMK, encoded by the coding sequence ATGGCTAAAGAAGAAGGTATTGAGGTAGAAGGTATTGTTCAAGAAGCATTGCCCAATGCTATGTTTAAGGTTGAACTCGAAAACGGGCATGTTATTCTGGGGCATATTTCCGGTAAAATGCGTAAGTATTACATACGTATTTTACCGGGGGACCGGGTGAAGGTGGAACTTTCACCATATGACCTCACCCGCGGACGCATTACTTTCCGCATGAAATAA
- a CDS encoding cold-shock protein, giving the protein MSSKGVVSWFNDIKGFGFIEDETGKDIYVHFSEVLQDGFKTLNVGEKVVFELVDEDTAPKATAVRIINY; this is encoded by the coding sequence ATGAGTTCAAAAGGGGTAGTCAGCTGGTTCAATGATATTAAGGGATTCGGTTTTATTGAAGATGAGACCGGAAAGGATATTTATGTTCATTTTTCCGAAGTTCTCCAGGACGGATTTAAGACCCTTAATGTAGGCGAGAAAGTAGTCTTCGAACTTGTAGACGAAGATACAGCACCCAAAGCAACAGCTGTTCGGATAATTAATTACTAG
- a CDS encoding chemotaxis protein, with protein MAKTEILLETGTNELEILEFYIDLPKSEDGPEERCHFGVNVAKVMQVIESPQLEHPESAEHPCFMGTIPLRNHILPVLDLAVWLGMKRKTNKYDIVIVTEFSQTVSGFQVSGVTEIHRVGWGQVLSPDKFMSSFDDSCIVGIVEREDRFIQLLDLESILADLDPTLGGDFDAPSAIATEAYNALVCDDSPTIRAMLEKSLNNANFRHTILHNGKEAQKALMQIKEVAKQENRPVKDYVEIVVSDIEMPLMDGFSLAKWIRDDPDLKDLPIILYSSIITKELRHKGESVGADDQISKPDLHLLPEKAIKLIESKKNM; from the coding sequence ATGGCAAAAACAGAAATCCTGCTCGAAACCGGCACCAATGAGCTTGAAATTCTTGAATTTTACATCGATCTTCCAAAGTCTGAAGACGGGCCGGAAGAACGATGTCATTTCGGGGTCAACGTTGCCAAAGTTATGCAGGTTATTGAAAGCCCCCAGCTGGAGCACCCGGAATCCGCCGAACATCCGTGTTTTATGGGTACTATCCCCCTACGCAACCACATCCTGCCGGTACTTGATCTTGCGGTCTGGCTGGGGATGAAACGAAAAACAAACAAATATGACATCGTCATTGTTACTGAATTCAGCCAGACAGTATCCGGTTTTCAAGTCAGCGGGGTGACCGAAATCCATCGAGTAGGCTGGGGACAGGTGCTTTCGCCCGACAAATTCATGAGCAGTTTTGATGACAGCTGCATTGTAGGGATAGTTGAGCGCGAAGACCGCTTTATCCAACTACTCGACCTTGAATCAATTCTTGCCGACCTTGATCCCACATTAGGCGGTGATTTTGATGCTCCCTCGGCAATAGCAACAGAAGCATACAACGCGCTGGTCTGTGACGATTCCCCAACTATTCGTGCCATGCTTGAAAAGAGCCTTAACAATGCAAATTTCAGGCACACAATCCTGCATAACGGCAAAGAGGCTCAAAAAGCCCTCATGCAAATCAAAGAAGTAGCCAAACAGGAAAACAGACCTGTTAAAGACTATGTGGAAATCGTAGTTTCAGACATTGAAATGCCGTTGATGGACGGATTCAGTCTCGCCAAATGGATCAGGGATGACCCGGACCTGAAAGACCTGCCCATCATTCTCTATTCTTCCATTATTACCAAAGAACTGCGCCATAAGGGAGAATCAGTCGGAGCAGATGATCAAATTTCAAAACCTGATCTACACTTGCTCCCGGAAAAAGCCATTAAATTAATTGAAAGTAAAAAAAATATGTAA
- a CDS encoding response regulator, which yields MYKILIAEDDKISQKLAARFVNDLGHISFVSPHGKHAYEALKAENDFDVLVTDIMMPEMDGRQLVQTLRGDSQFMDMPIVIMSAVVGVSDISNLLALGATYFLPKPIDKEEFNDVINRCLK from the coding sequence ATGTATAAAATATTGATTGCTGAAGATGATAAAATTTCTCAAAAACTTGCTGCGCGGTTTGTGAACGATCTGGGACATATCTCTTTTGTCAGCCCGCACGGCAAACACGCTTATGAAGCATTGAAAGCTGAAAATGATTTTGATGTTCTGGTTACAGACATAATGATGCCCGAAATGGACGGACGTCAGCTGGTACAGACTTTAAGGGGCGATTCCCAGTTTATGGATATGCCTATTGTGATTATGTCCGCAGTGGTCGGTGTTTCGGATATTTCCAACTTATTGGCTCTTGGGGCGACATATTTTCTGCCCAAACCTATCGATAAAGAAGAATTTAATGACGTGATCAACCGTTGCTTGAAATAA